The genomic stretch AGCCATATGCTTATTCGCATCGAATTCATCACCTGCTTTTGGGTCTATTGGAGTAAGAGCTGCTGCAGAAAGTAACTGATTGTAAATCACATAAATATTTTCTTTTATATTTTCTGAATATTTTTTCACCACATCACAGGACGTATTATCATTCTGTTTAGATATGCGATCAAAAGAATCTGCAACTACAAGCAATCGTTTAACAAAATCCTTTTTTATTTCCTGCTGTATTTTCGCTTCATTTTTTCGACTGGACTCAATATAATCTTTAAATTCTTGTCTTAAATTGGTATATTGAGATTCGAAGCTATCAGCTTTTTTCTTAATTTCCTGAATTTTATTTTCTTCCATCACTACCAATACAATCTAAGTTCTGCATATACCAGATATATTTTTCCATAAATTCAGTACTTCAGAATAACCCTACTTCCGATTATTTCTAAACGTAGAAAACCGGACATTTTTCTCTGACTTAAAGGAACCGTCAGATTAAAGAGAGTTGGATTCCAAGTATCATTGGCACAGGTGACTTCGGAGGAAATGGTAAGCCATGTGGGTAAGGTTTACAGCGCTCCTTATCAGTCGCCCCAAATTGAAGCCCTGTGCCACCGAATGTCCTGACATCCACAAAAGAGCACGGTATACATACTTCATTTTGAGGTGCAGTAAGTGTTTTCCCACCTTTCTGTACAGGAGTTCTTGAGTAA from Methanosarcinales archaeon encodes the following:
- the grpE gene encoding nucleotide exchange factor GrpE — protein: MVVMEENKIQEIKKKADSFESQYTNLRQEFKDYIESSRKNEAKIQQEIKKDFVKRLLVVADSFDRISKQNDNTSCDVVKKYSENIKENIYVIYNQLLSAAALTPIDPKAGDEFDANKHMAVGLEYSSVYPENSVIRTVRKGYSSENNVVRPCEIIVSKRPIKVNIMKPGLWNRFLRWMNPSKYLLREMNEKIIELGGLQKEDIEKLTQDLNSLNNSIIGLEEKIVRIEQNLREIDDVE